One Gemmatimonadota bacterium DNA window includes the following coding sequences:
- the ruvX gene encoding Holliday junction resolvase RuvX, with amino-acid sequence MPRKNRPNSATTPRRQKSKRGRQTGLPAHGADGMAGDGMTGDRMVADGMAGDLADTVAPSGTGTGQTSVGRVLAVDYGERRVGLALSDPAGLIAQGLETIQTADTVESLASIVDIVEEQKVREIILGLPVHMDGTAGEMAGKVEALADELRKKVSCDVRTWDERLTSVSARRAMHEMGSTPRGNKGSLDRIAATLLLQNYLDFRRGKATEPDSRL; translated from the coding sequence ATGCCCCGAAAAAACAGACCCAACAGCGCCACGACGCCGCGACGTCAGAAGTCGAAGCGCGGACGGCAGACTGGCCTCCCGGCGCATGGCGCCGATGGCATGGCCGGTGATGGCATGACCGGTGACCGCATGGTGGCCGATGGCATGGCCGGTGATCTCGCCGATACCGTCGCTCCCTCGGGAACCGGAACAGGCCAAACTTCGGTGGGGCGGGTACTCGCCGTAGATTATGGAGAGCGACGGGTCGGGCTCGCCCTGAGCGATCCGGCCGGTCTGATCGCCCAGGGACTGGAGACGATCCAGACGGCAGACACGGTCGAATCCCTGGCGTCCATCGTGGATATCGTCGAGGAACAGAAAGTGCGTGAGATCATCCTGGGATTGCCGGTCCACATGGACGGAACCGCGGGCGAAATGGCCGGGAAGGTCGAGGCGTTGGCGGACGAGCTGCGGAAGAAGGTGTCCTGCGATGTACGTACGTGGGACGAGCGGTTGACCAGCGTTTCGGCCCGTCGGGCCATGCATGAAATGGGCAGCACGCCCCGGGGAAACAAGGGCAGCCTGGACCGGATCGCCGCCACGCTGCTGCTGCAGAACTACCTGGACTTCCGCCGGGGGAAGGCAACAGAACCGGATTCACGCCTATGA
- the mltG gene encoding endolytic transglycosylase MltG — MKKLLAASNVLVVLIGTAVLVAAYQFSNLAVERDTVIQYTVEPGMTLSDVAGDLEDRGVVRHAILFELLARYRGVGHGINAGRYEIETYMDAGQILSMLVEGKIVVNRVNVPEGLTIPETARILRTRIGIDSTAFVQRSVDPEAVRSLGIEAPTLEGYLYPATYNMYPDMTVDDILKQMTSRHLQSITEEYRKRAEELEYSLHEIVTLASIIEQEAMVDDERDVISGVFHNRLRRGMRLEADPTVQYGIGRPNMRLYEKHLVHPSPYNTYVHAGLPPGPICSPGEASIHAALYPEDVPYLFFVARGDGRHIFSETNREHNRARAQVRRQRNSR; from the coding sequence ATGAAAAAGCTACTTGCCGCTTCCAACGTCCTCGTCGTGCTGATCGGAACGGCCGTGCTGGTCGCGGCCTACCAGTTCTCCAACCTCGCGGTCGAGCGCGATACCGTCATCCAGTACACCGTCGAACCCGGCATGACCCTGTCCGACGTCGCCGGGGACCTGGAAGACCGGGGCGTGGTACGTCACGCGATCCTGTTCGAGCTGCTGGCGCGTTACAGGGGGGTCGGGCACGGCATAAACGCGGGACGATACGAAATCGAGACCTACATGGACGCCGGCCAGATCCTGAGCATGCTCGTCGAGGGCAAGATCGTGGTCAATCGCGTCAATGTCCCGGAGGGCCTGACCATCCCAGAAACGGCTCGGATCCTGCGGACGAGGATCGGCATCGATTCCACTGCGTTCGTACAACGGTCCGTCGATCCGGAGGCCGTGCGATCGCTGGGGATCGAAGCGCCCACCCTGGAAGGATACCTGTACCCGGCGACCTACAACATGTACCCGGACATGACCGTCGATGACATCCTCAAGCAGATGACGTCGCGACATCTGCAATCCATCACCGAGGAGTACCGTAAGCGGGCGGAAGAACTGGAGTACAGTTTACACGAGATCGTCACCCTGGCTTCCATCATCGAACAGGAAGCGATGGTGGACGACGAAAGGGACGTCATTTCGGGGGTATTTCACAACAGGCTGCGGAGGGGCATGCGACTGGAGGCCGACCCCACGGTCCAGTACGGGATCGGCAGGCCGAACATGAGACTCTACGAGAAGCACCTGGTCCACCCCTCGCCCTATAACACGTATGTGCATGCCGGGCTGCCGCCGGGACCGATCTGCAGCCCCGGCGAGGCGTCCATTCACGCCGCGCTCTACCCGGAGGACGTGCCCTATCTCTTCTTCGTAGCCCGCGGGGACGGCAGGCACATCTTTTCCGAAACCAACCGCGAGCACAACCGGGCCCGGGCCCAGGTCAGACGCCAGCGGAATAGTCGGTAG
- a CDS encoding glucose 1-dehydrogenase yields the protein MPDTSLFSLEGKTMIVTGASKGIGKAIALGAARAGADLAIGSRTRADLEPVASEIRSMGRDCVVHTVDVGKLDSIRAFVDQVLADAGDIDILVNNAGCNRIMPVLEVTEEVYDEIIDVNLKSVFFLSQALAAHMIERGRGGRIINISSQVGVVGGPLRAAYTAAKGGVCTLTKSMAAEWAEHGITVNAVAPTMTRTPMVEKAMENPGFRANIKKILLGRLAEPDEIASSIIYLASDASAMVTGHTMVVDGGYTAV from the coding sequence ATGCCCGACACATCCCTGTTTTCCCTGGAAGGCAAAACCATGATCGTCACCGGTGCGAGCAAGGGCATCGGTAAGGCCATCGCGCTGGGGGCCGCCCGCGCGGGCGCCGACCTGGCGATCGGAAGCCGCACCCGGGCCGACCTGGAGCCGGTGGCTTCCGAGATTCGTTCGATGGGCCGCGACTGCGTCGTTCATACGGTGGACGTGGGCAAGTTGGATTCGATCCGCGCATTCGTGGACCAGGTGCTCGCGGATGCGGGAGACATCGATATCCTGGTCAATAACGCCGGGTGCAACCGGATCATGCCGGTGCTCGAAGTCACCGAGGAAGTGTACGACGAGATCATCGACGTGAACCTTAAAAGCGTCTTCTTCCTCAGCCAGGCCCTCGCCGCGCACATGATCGAACGGGGCCGCGGCGGGCGCATCATCAACATATCCTCCCAGGTGGGCGTCGTCGGCGGTCCGCTGCGGGCGGCCTACACGGCGGCCAAGGGCGGCGTGTGCACGCTGACCAAGTCCATGGCCGCCGAATGGGCGGAGCACGGCATCACCGTGAACGCCGTGGCGCCGACCATGACGCGAACCCCCATGGTGGAGAAGGCGATGGAGAACCCGGGGTTCCGGGCCAATATCAAGAAGATCCTGCTGGGACGGCTGGCCGAACCGGACGAAATCGCCAGTTCGATCATCTACCTCGCGTCCGACGCGAGCGCCATGGTAACGGGCCACACCATGGTCGTGGACGGCGGTTACACGGCCGTGTGA
- a CDS encoding glycosyltransferase codes for MSYLSLIFILLYFLVLFLLAVYGVHRYLMVYLYYKYKDRARRVKPEALGDPPPLVTVQLPLYNEQYVVERLIDAVCRIDYPRGRLEIQVLDDSTDETRGLAARCVERHRAAGIDIHYLHRKERTGYKAGALQEGLEVARGAFIAIFDADFIPPPDFLRNTMHRFHDERVGLVQTRWTYLNRGYSILTRVQAIMLDGHFVMEHGARNRSGRFFNFNGTAGIWRRECIEAAGGWQHDTLTEDLDLSYRAQLRGQRFVFMEEVSTPSELPVEMNAFKTQQHRWSKGSIQTAKKMLPPVWRSALPFRFKLEATYHLTNNMAYLLMLLLSVLIFPSIVIRVQAGWINSFWIDLPFLCAATVSVSLFYLFAQFEINRSRWIWSPFFLPVLMSIGIGICLNNTRAVLEALLNLKSGFQRTPKYGILGKSDKAGQADKADQADKADQVDLSAPLNQATRAASWRGLRYRGTRNWLPALELLFAVHFGLLIYYTAINGIYASIPFLCLFFAGYLYVGLASLWPGTASQG; via the coding sequence ATGAGCTATCTCTCGCTGATCTTCATACTTCTATACTTCCTCGTCCTGTTCCTGCTCGCGGTCTACGGGGTCCACCGGTACCTGATGGTGTATCTGTACTACAAATATAAGGACCGGGCAAGGCGTGTAAAGCCGGAAGCCCTTGGAGATCCGCCCCCCCTGGTTACCGTGCAGCTGCCCCTCTACAACGAACAGTACGTGGTCGAAAGGCTGATCGACGCCGTCTGCCGCATCGACTATCCCCGCGGCCGGCTGGAAATACAGGTACTGGACGATTCGACCGACGAAACCCGCGGTCTCGCGGCCCGTTGCGTCGAACGTCACCGGGCTGCCGGCATCGATATCCATTACCTTCACAGGAAGGAACGCACCGGATACAAAGCGGGCGCATTGCAGGAGGGGCTCGAGGTGGCGCGCGGCGCGTTCATCGCGATTTTCGACGCCGACTTCATCCCGCCGCCGGACTTCCTCAGGAACACCATGCACCGGTTCCACGACGAGCGGGTGGGCCTGGTACAGACCCGGTGGACCTATCTCAACCGGGGTTACTCGATCCTGACCCGGGTCCAGGCGATCATGCTGGACGGTCATTTCGTCATGGAACACGGCGCCCGGAACCGGTCGGGACGGTTTTTCAACTTCAACGGGACAGCGGGGATCTGGCGTCGGGAGTGCATCGAGGCGGCCGGCGGCTGGCAGCATGACACATTGACCGAGGACCTCGACCTGAGCTACCGGGCGCAACTCCGGGGCCAGCGCTTTGTATTCATGGAGGAAGTCTCCACGCCGTCCGAACTCCCCGTGGAAATGAACGCCTTCAAGACCCAGCAGCACCGGTGGTCCAAGGGATCGATACAGACCGCGAAGAAAATGCTGCCCCCGGTGTGGCGCAGCGCGCTGCCCTTCCGTTTCAAGCTGGAGGCGACCTATCATCTCACGAACAACATGGCCTACCTGCTCATGCTGCTGCTCTCGGTCCTGATCTTCCCGTCCATCGTGATCCGGGTGCAGGCGGGATGGATCAATTCCTTCTGGATCGACCTGCCCTTTCTTTGCGCGGCCACGGTTTCCGTCTCGCTCTTCTATCTGTTCGCGCAGTTCGAAATCAACCGCTCCAGGTGGATATGGTCCCCCTTTTTCCTCCCCGTACTCATGTCCATCGGCATCGGCATCTGCCTCAACAACACGCGGGCCGTTCTGGAAGCGCTGCTTAACCTCAAGTCGGGTTTCCAGCGGACGCCCAAATACGGTATCCTCGGTAAGTCGGACAAGGCGGGTCAGGCGGACAAGGCCGACCAGGCGGACAAGGCGGACCAGGTCGACCTGTCGGCCCCTTTGAACCAGGCGACTCGGGCGGCCTCATGGCGTGGTCTGCGCTACCGGGGGACCCGGAACTGGCTTCCCGCGCTGGAACTGCTGTTCGCCGTGCACTTCGGCCTGCTGATCTACTACACGGCCATCAACGGCATTTACGCTTCCATACCCTTCCTGTGCCTGTTTTTCGCCGGTTACCTGTACGTCGGCCTGGCCTCCCTTTGGCCGGGAACCGCCAGCCAAGGATAG
- a CDS encoding NupC/NupG family nucleoside CNT transporter — MERVFGLFGLVVLLAIAWLLSENRSRLNWRLIGSGLGLQGLLALLLLHTAPGQVVFDVARLAVNKVIAFSNEGARFVFGDLVETALFGFSVLPMIIFVSSITSILFYLGCIQWIVRQMARVMVRVMGASGSESMAAAANVYLGASTAPLVILPYLKTMTRSEIMAVMTSGMATVAGSVLAAYVALGADAGHLLAASLMSAPAALVVAKIMTPETETSRTMGVVTVDVPKPGVNFIDAACSGASDGLRLALNVAAMLIIAIAFVSLFNWAVGLAPYVGGEPLSLERMLGWLCAPLALFMGVAWEDAQAVGMLIGKKTILNEFLAYQDLSAMQEQLSERSFAIATYALCSFANFGTIAIMIGGIGGLVPERRKDIARFGIRSMIGGALAANMTATVAGLLM, encoded by the coding sequence ATGGAACGTGTCTTCGGTCTCTTCGGCCTGGTCGTTCTCCTGGCCATCGCCTGGCTCCTGTCGGAGAACCGCAGTCGGCTGAACTGGCGGCTCATCGGCAGCGGCCTGGGGCTTCAGGGCCTGCTGGCTCTGCTTCTGCTGCACACGGCGCCGGGCCAGGTGGTGTTCGACGTGGCCCGGCTGGCCGTCAACAAGGTGATCGCCTTCTCCAACGAGGGCGCGCGGTTCGTCTTCGGCGACTTGGTGGAAACCGCGCTGTTCGGTTTTTCCGTGCTCCCGATGATCATCTTCGTATCCTCCATTACCTCGATCCTGTTCTACCTGGGCTGCATCCAGTGGATCGTCCGGCAGATGGCCCGTGTCATGGTGCGCGTCATGGGCGCCTCCGGATCGGAATCCATGGCCGCGGCAGCGAACGTCTATCTCGGGGCTTCCACCGCGCCGCTCGTCATCCTGCCCTACCTGAAGACCATGACCCGGTCCGAGATCATGGCCGTGATGACCTCCGGCATGGCGACTGTGGCGGGTTCCGTGCTGGCCGCCTACGTCGCCCTGGGCGCCGACGCCGGCCATCTCCTGGCCGCCTCGCTCATGTCGGCGCCCGCGGCGCTGGTCGTCGCCAAGATCATGACCCCCGAGACCGAAACCTCCCGCACCATGGGTGTCGTGACCGTGGACGTCCCGAAACCGGGGGTCAATTTCATCGATGCGGCCTGCAGCGGCGCGTCGGACGGGTTGAGACTGGCGTTGAACGTGGCGGCCATGCTCATCATAGCCATTGCCTTCGTCAGCCTGTTCAACTGGGCGGTGGGGCTCGCCCCCTACGTGGGCGGTGAACCGCTTTCCCTTGAACGGATGCTCGGATGGCTCTGCGCGCCGCTGGCCCTGTTCATGGGCGTGGCGTGGGAAGACGCCCAGGCCGTGGGCATGTTGATCGGCAAGAAGACCATCCTGAACGAGTTCCTCGCCTACCAGGACCTCAGCGCCATGCAGGAGCAACTGTCGGAACGGTCGTTCGCCATCGCCACGTACGCGCTGTGCAGCTTCGCCAACTTCGGGACCATCGCGATCATGATCGGGGGGATCGGCGGACTGGTGCCGGAACGGCGCAAGGACATCGCCCGGTTCGGTATCCGGTCCATGATCGGCGGCGCCCTGGCCGCCAACATGACCGCCACCGTGGCGGGCCTCCTGATGTAG
- the hrpA gene encoding ATP-dependent RNA helicase HrpA: MDASTNHRLAAEIRDLLPRCTLKDRRDIQRELKRSRGARGGSGARRGSGASSGSGARGGSADQGRLRRLKDQAAASARLVEARLRSDTTVDIDPQLPISTRKDEILETLRGHPVVIVTGETGSGKTTQLPRICLEAGRGVYGRIACTQPRRVAALSVSRRIAEELGTTWGREVGCKIRFTDETVAETRIKMMTDGMLLAEIQHDPDLLEYDTIIIDEAHERSLNIDFLLGYLRLLIRRRKDLKIVVTSATIDAAAFSNAFGQAPVVEVSGRLHPVEIRYLTLEDTRGESEVYTYVDGAVDAVDRIMEEPGRGDILVFLPTEKDIHETRRRLDGRSYRHTDVLPLFGRLTNADQQRVFRPGNNRRIVVATNVAETSLTIPRIKYVVDTGLARISRYAARTRTQRLPIEPIAKSSALQRAGRCGRVSGGVCLRLYSEADLESRPEFTTPELQRANLAEVILRMLALKLGDVHAFPFLDPPTPQAIRDGFQLLAELGAIDRDRRLTGRGRDMARLPVSPTVSRMLLQARQEGALQEVLVIASAISIQDPRVRPLDQQEQADAEHRKFRNRTSDFLTLLNIWEAFHRTFEHLQTQGAVRRFCRQHYLSYNRMREWRDIYVQLRRALRESGGFRGRAGRADRAHYDAIHRSILSGLLSQVAEHREGNLYSGARNRTAMIFPGSGLFRRKTVEQHPEKRPAGRGHDDLGKDAAERPRKGTGAATWIVAAEMVETNRLYARTVARIQPGWAAELGRHLCSASFSDPGWDRSAGRVTATETLHLYGLMVSRRNVDYKKIDPDDATRIFIREALVGLVGLVGEDLVGENLEARHDFLEHNRGIRRDAETWLLQHRNAYRVDLDEAAFRFYEERISGVSSVHDLNRLMKTAGADNASFLHMEIGDLTGTEEEEDGAGRPGRPGRPGRPEGFPEHFNLEGDQLPLQYACRPGREEDGVTLSLPANRVHLLDPETLEWLVPGLLREKIEALLRGLPGRKRKQLVPIPETARTIAEGLDPSASSLTDALAAYIARRHGIEIEPADWSPDSVPDHLSMRVLVTAEDGSTVFSTRDPNRLHAEVTGRAAAVESEGWRKAAEIWEKYDLRDWSIGDLPERVEIGLSGTVPQYAYPGLQADDDLVDLRLFRDRHEALRESRRGLVRLLERRMGDEMAWLRRDLAFLRSLPALSDHAGGFEALQDTAYDHLLAALFTREPLYPLTARRFEEDVETARGLLKKLPQWFRQQMEALERVVGGRIGKDGAYPGMEDDLDRLFPPDFLRKTPSVELPNLVRYLEAMEMRSRRAREDRSKDLKKAERVKPFDDALKSLEAREDADPVLLDEFRWMLEEYRVSVFAQELGTARTVSPKRLQELLARIDAENRAPEAS, from the coding sequence GTGGATGCCTCCACGAACCATAGGCTGGCGGCCGAGATCCGAGACCTGCTCCCCCGATGCACGCTCAAGGACCGTCGGGACATCCAACGTGAGCTGAAGAGGTCGCGCGGTGCGCGCGGCGGGAGCGGTGCACGCAGGGGGAGCGGTGCGAGCAGCGGAAGTGGAGCACGCGGCGGAAGCGCAGACCAGGGCCGGCTTCGCAGGTTGAAGGATCAGGCGGCCGCGTCGGCCCGCCTCGTGGAGGCGCGCCTTCGCTCAGACACCACCGTCGACATCGACCCCCAGCTGCCCATTTCAACCCGGAAAGACGAAATCCTGGAAACCCTGCGCGGCCACCCGGTGGTCATCGTGACGGGGGAGACCGGTTCAGGCAAGACGACGCAGTTGCCCCGGATCTGTCTCGAAGCCGGCCGGGGTGTATACGGCCGTATCGCGTGCACGCAGCCCCGGCGCGTCGCCGCCCTGTCAGTCTCGCGCCGCATCGCCGAGGAGCTCGGCACGACCTGGGGACGGGAAGTTGGTTGCAAGATACGGTTCACGGACGAGACCGTGGCCGAAACCCGCATCAAGATGATGACCGACGGCATGCTGCTCGCCGAGATACAGCACGATCCGGACCTGCTTGAATACGACACGATCATCATCGACGAGGCCCACGAACGCAGCCTGAACATCGACTTCCTGCTCGGCTACCTGCGTCTGCTGATCCGGCGCAGGAAGGACCTCAAGATCGTGGTCACCTCGGCGACGATCGACGCCGCCGCTTTCTCGAACGCCTTCGGCCAGGCGCCGGTCGTCGAGGTGTCCGGACGCCTGCACCCGGTGGAGATCCGCTATCTGACCCTCGAGGATACCCGGGGCGAATCCGAAGTATATACCTATGTCGACGGGGCGGTGGACGCGGTTGACAGGATCATGGAAGAACCCGGCCGGGGCGACATCCTGGTGTTTCTCCCCACGGAGAAGGACATCCACGAGACACGCAGGAGGCTGGACGGCCGGTCCTACCGACACACCGACGTGCTTCCGCTTTTCGGTCGGCTGACCAACGCGGATCAGCAGCGGGTCTTCCGGCCGGGGAACAACCGGCGCATCGTCGTGGCCACGAACGTCGCCGAGACCTCGCTGACCATACCGCGCATCAAGTACGTCGTCGACACCGGTCTCGCGCGGATCAGCCGTTACGCCGCACGGACCCGCACCCAGCGACTGCCCATCGAACCTATTGCTAAAAGCAGCGCCCTGCAACGGGCCGGACGGTGCGGTCGCGTGTCGGGAGGTGTCTGCCTTCGGCTCTACAGCGAGGCCGACCTCGAAAGCCGGCCGGAATTCACCACGCCCGAGTTGCAGCGCGCCAATCTCGCCGAAGTCATCCTGCGCATGCTGGCGCTGAAACTGGGCGACGTCCACGCCTTCCCCTTTCTCGACCCGCCCACGCCCCAGGCGATCCGGGACGGGTTCCAGCTGCTCGCCGAACTGGGGGCTATCGACCGGGACCGGCGATTGACCGGCCGGGGCAGGGACATGGCGAGATTGCCGGTATCGCCCACGGTCTCACGCATGCTGTTGCAGGCCCGGCAGGAAGGCGCCCTGCAGGAGGTCCTCGTGATCGCGTCGGCCATCAGCATACAGGACCCTCGCGTAAGGCCGCTCGATCAGCAGGAACAGGCGGACGCCGAACACCGCAAATTCAGGAACAGGACCTCGGATTTCCTGACCTTGCTGAATATCTGGGAGGCCTTTCACCGCACCTTCGAGCACCTGCAGACCCAGGGCGCCGTGCGCAGGTTCTGCCGGCAACACTACCTGTCCTACAACCGTATGCGCGAGTGGCGCGATATCTACGTGCAACTCCGGCGCGCGCTGCGGGAATCCGGCGGGTTCCGCGGAAGGGCGGGACGTGCGGACCGGGCACACTACGACGCGATCCACCGTTCGATCCTCAGCGGACTGCTCAGCCAGGTCGCTGAACACCGGGAAGGCAATCTCTATTCCGGGGCTCGGAACCGCACCGCCATGATCTTCCCCGGATCCGGCCTCTTTCGAAGAAAAACGGTCGAACAGCACCCGGAGAAAAGACCTGCCGGACGGGGGCACGATGATCTTGGGAAGGATGCCGCGGAAAGACCACGGAAAGGGACGGGCGCCGCGACCTGGATCGTAGCCGCGGAGATGGTCGAGACCAACCGGCTCTACGCGCGCACGGTGGCCCGGATACAACCCGGGTGGGCCGCCGAACTGGGCCGCCACCTGTGCAGCGCTTCCTTTTCCGATCCGGGCTGGGACCGGTCCGCCGGGCGGGTGACGGCCACGGAAACGCTGCACCTGTACGGCCTGATGGTCTCCCGGCGAAACGTCGACTACAAGAAGATCGATCCCGATGACGCGACGCGTATCTTCATCCGCGAGGCACTGGTCGGCCTGGTCGGCCTGGTCGGCGAAGACCTGGTCGGCGAAAACCTGGAAGCCCGGCATGACTTCCTGGAGCATAACCGCGGGATACGGCGGGATGCCGAGACCTGGCTGCTGCAACACCGAAACGCCTATCGCGTCGATCTCGACGAGGCCGCCTTCCGTTTCTACGAAGAACGGATTTCCGGGGTATCGTCGGTGCACGACCTCAACCGCCTGATGAAGACTGCAGGCGCGGACAATGCTTCCTTCCTGCACATGGAAATCGGGGATCTTACGGGGACCGAGGAGGAAGAGGACGGAGCGGGTAGACCAGGCAGACCGGGCCGACCAGGCCGGCCGGAGGGTTTTCCTGAACATTTCAACCTGGAAGGCGACCAGCTTCCCCTGCAGTATGCCTGCCGGCCGGGCCGGGAAGAGGATGGGGTCACTCTTTCGCTGCCGGCCAACCGGGTCCATCTGCTGGATCCCGAAACACTGGAATGGCTCGTGCCCGGCCTGTTGCGCGAGAAGATCGAAGCCCTGCTCCGAGGACTGCCCGGAAGGAAACGCAAGCAGCTCGTGCCCATTCCGGAAACCGCCCGGACGATCGCGGAGGGCCTGGATCCTTCCGCATCCTCCCTGACCGATGCGCTCGCGGCATACATCGCCCGGCGGCACGGGATCGAAATCGAACCGGCGGACTGGTCGCCCGATTCCGTTCCCGATCACCTGAGCATGCGCGTCCTGGTGACCGCGGAGGACGGGAGCACCGTCTTTTCCACCCGCGATCCGAACCGCCTGCACGCCGAAGTCACAGGCCGCGCCGCCGCCGTCGAATCGGAAGGCTGGCGTAAAGCGGCGGAAATCTGGGAGAAGTACGACCTGCGGGACTGGTCGATCGGGGACCTGCCCGAAAGGGTCGAGATCGGTCTGTCGGGAACCGTGCCCCAGTACGCCTATCCCGGACTGCAGGCGGATGACGACCTGGTGGACCTGCGCCTGTTCCGGGACCGGCATGAAGCGCTGCGGGAAAGCCGCAGGGGTCTGGTTCGCCTGCTCGAACGCCGGATGGGCGACGAAATGGCCTGGCTGCGCAGGGATCTGGCGTTTCTTCGGAGCCTACCCGCCCTGTCGGACCATGCCGGCGGGTTCGAAGCGCTGCAGGATACCGCTTACGACCACCTCCTGGCCGCCCTGTTCACCCGGGAACCCCTGTATCCGCTGACGGCCCGGCGCTTCGAAGAAGACGTGGAGACCGCGCGGGGGCTGTTGAAGAAACTCCCCCAATGGTTTCGACAACAGATGGAGGCGCTGGAAAGGGTAGTCGGGGGAAGAATCGGAAAGGACGGCGCCTACCCCGGCATGGAAGACGATCTCGACCGGTTGTTTCCACCCGATTTCCTGCGGAAAACACCTTCCGTCGAATTGCCCAACCTTGTCCGATACCTCGAGGCGATGGAAATGCGTTCCCGCCGAGCCCGGGAAGACCGTTCGAAGGACCTGAAGAAGGCGGAGCGGGTCAAGCCTTTCGACGATGCGCTCAAATCACTGGAAGCCCGGGAGGACGCGGATCCCGTCCTGCTGGATGAATTCAGATGGATGCTTGAGGAATACCGCGTGTCGGTGTTCGCCCAGGAACTGGGGACCGCACGGACCGTATCGCCGAAGAGACTGCAGGAACTGTTGGCCCGGATCGATGCGGAAAACCGAGCGCCGGAAGCGTCATGA
- the queC gene encoding 7-cyano-7-deazaguanine synthase QueC produces MKAAVVLLSGGVDSATTLAMARHNGFACHAITFDYGQRHRFELEAARRVAESMGVGRHVTIPFDLRAIGGSALTDEIPVPMDQDPETMAGQIPSTYVPARNTIFLSFALGWAEVLGAYDLHIGANAIDYSGYPDCRPEYIAAFERMANLATRAGVTGEGRFNIHAPLIEMSKADILRTGVRLGVDYALTTSCYDPADDGAACGRCDACILRRNGFEEAGIEDPTRYAS; encoded by the coding sequence ATGAAGGCTGCCGTCGTACTGCTCAGCGGCGGGGTCGATTCGGCGACCACGCTCGCCATGGCCCGGCACAATGGATTCGCGTGCCACGCCATCACCTTCGACTACGGCCAGCGCCACCGGTTCGAGCTCGAAGCGGCCAGGCGCGTCGCCGAGTCCATGGGAGTCGGGCGCCACGTGACCATACCCTTCGACCTGCGGGCCATTGGCGGGTCGGCGCTGACGGACGAAATTCCCGTGCCCATGGACCAGGATCCGGAGACCATGGCGGGGCAGATCCCGTCCACCTACGTCCCGGCCCGCAACACCATCTTCCTCTCCTTCGCGCTGGGCTGGGCTGAAGTGCTCGGTGCATACGACCTGCACATCGGCGCCAACGCCATCGATTACAGCGGTTATCCCGATTGCCGGCCCGAATACATCGCTGCCTTCGAGCGCATGGCCAACCTGGCGACGCGTGCGGGGGTGACCGGCGAGGGCAGGTTCAACATCCACGCGCCGCTCATCGAAATGTCCAAGGCCGATATCCTGCGAACCGGCGTCCGGCTCGGGGTGGACTACGCCCTCACGACCAGCTGTTACGACCCGGCGGACGACGGGGCGGCCTGCGGCCGATGCGACGCCTGCATCCTGCGGCGGAACGGGTTCGAAGAAGCCGGTATCGAGGATCCGACGCGATACGCCTCATGA
- a CDS encoding carbon-nitrogen hydrolase family protein has protein sequence MFRDVRVAALSFKPVKLDLCRNAARLEEMFREAAADGAELAVAPEGVLEGYVVNEIIDGEISPEEMNRVSLTMRSPVIGRFRELARSLNICLAFGLAERIGGEVYNCAVFLDHRGRLRGKYHKMQLAEGHHRSWWFNRLGKKSRAFDTPYGRAGMVICNDRWNPDIARIPVLDGANYLLIPSFGSTARAQDRAVLARARENGVPIVEANVGVTLIVSKGEIVALSRKQTAITHGTIAIPAPPSLRNRDRHERGFLAWRRREMPLRYRDRMRRRRQGRDTVEVGHDGKGRLIEKD, from the coding sequence ATGTTCAGAGACGTGCGTGTTGCAGCGCTGTCGTTCAAACCGGTCAAGCTGGACCTGTGCAGGAACGCGGCCCGGCTCGAAGAGATGTTTCGCGAGGCCGCGGCCGACGGGGCCGAACTCGCCGTCGCGCCGGAAGGCGTGCTGGAAGGCTACGTGGTCAACGAGATCATCGACGGCGAGATCTCACCGGAGGAAATGAACCGCGTTTCGCTCACCATGCGCAGCCCGGTCATCGGGCGGTTCCGCGAACTCGCAAGATCGTTGAACATCTGTCTCGCCTTCGGTCTCGCCGAGCGGATCGGGGGCGAAGTCTACAACTGCGCGGTATTCCTCGACCACCGGGGACGGCTGCGGGGCAAGTACCACAAGATGCAGTTGGCCGAGGGGCATCACCGTTCCTGGTGGTTCAACCGCCTCGGCAAGAAAAGCCGCGCCTTCGACACCCCCTACGGGCGGGCCGGCATGGTCATCTGCAACGACCGGTGGAACCCGGATATCGCCCGCATACCGGTGCTCGACGGCGCCAACTACCTGCTCATTCCTTCCTTCGGGTCGACGGCCCGCGCCCAGGACCGGGCCGTGCTCGCCCGGGCGCGCGAGAACGGCGTGCCCATCGTCGAAGCCAACGTCGGCGTCACGCTGATCGTGAGCAAAGGGGAAATCGTGGCCCTGTCCCGCAAGCAGACCGCCATCACTCATGGGACCATCGCCATTCCAGCGCCGCCGTCGCTTCGGAACCGGGACCGGCATGAGCGCGGATTCCTCGCCTGGCGCCGCCGGGAAATGCCCCTGCGGTACCGGGACCGGATGCGCAGAAGGAGGCAGGGGCGCGACACCGTGGAGGTCGGTCATGACGGGAAGGGCCGGCTGATCGAGAAAGACTGA